From the Bacteroidia bacterium genome, one window contains:
- a CDS encoding radical SAM protein: MQLFKKVNIHLMPGKLMFAPEWLVLGVNNICNLHCKMCDVGTQYNGSNFYQNLMGAKPLNMPRELVLKLIDQAAEHYPKAKIGYAFTEPLVYPHLVKTIAYANRKGLYTSITTNALTLRQKASQLAEAGLDEIFISLDGPPEIHNRIRGHKSSFQWAMAGIQKLLEHEVRPQISVFCCITEWNIGHLSEFADLFRDIPLKQLGFMHTNYTNQEIAEKHNLLYGTDYPATVSNLEEVNIDNMDLSLLYEEIQQIRQSTYPFQVIFSPEIHDRMGLDIFYHHPEILIGKRCNDVFRNVMIKSDGSVIPAHGRCYNLTLGNMYESTLPEIWNSAVASRFRKDLINAGGLLPACSRCCSAF, translated from the coding sequence ATGCAACTGTTCAAAAAAGTCAACATTCATTTAATGCCGGGCAAGTTGATGTTTGCTCCGGAATGGCTGGTGCTGGGAGTGAACAACATCTGTAACCTGCACTGTAAAATGTGCGATGTAGGAACGCAGTACAACGGCAGCAATTTTTACCAGAACCTGATGGGCGCAAAGCCGCTCAATATGCCCCGGGAACTTGTGTTGAAATTAATAGACCAGGCCGCAGAGCATTATCCAAAAGCCAAGATCGGCTATGCGTTTACTGAACCGCTGGTATATCCCCACCTTGTGAAAACGATTGCCTATGCTAACCGGAAGGGGCTTTATACAAGCATTACCACCAATGCCCTCACCCTGCGGCAAAAGGCTTCACAACTGGCGGAGGCCGGGCTGGATGAGATCTTCATTTCTTTGGATGGGCCCCCGGAAATTCACAACCGTATCCGCGGCCACAAAAGCTCATTTCAGTGGGCAATGGCAGGTATACAGAAACTGTTGGAACATGAGGTACGGCCGCAGATCTCAGTCTTTTGCTGCATCACTGAATGGAATATCGGCCATCTCTCTGAATTCGCGGATCTGTTCCGGGATATTCCCCTGAAGCAGCTTGGATTTATGCATACCAACTACACGAACCAGGAAATAGCCGAGAAACACAACCTGCTGTATGGCACAGATTATCCTGCTACCGTTTCCAATTTGGAGGAGGTCAATATTGACAATATGGACCTTTCGCTCTTGTATGAAGAAATCCAGCAGATCCGGCAAAGCACGTATCCCTTTCAGGTTATTTTTTCTCCGGAAATTCATGACCGGATGGGGCTGGATATTTTTTACCATCACCCTGAAATTTTAATTGGCAAGAGATGCAATGATGTTTTCAGAAATGTGATGATCAAATCAGACGGAAGCGTGATTCCGGCTCATGGCCGCTGTTACAATCTGACGCTCGGAAATATGTATGAATCCACCCTCCCTGAGATCTGGAATTCCGCAGTGGCCTCGCGTTTTCGTAAAGATCTGATAAATGCGGGTGGATTGCTGCCTGCTTGCAGCAGGTGTTGCAGTGCTTTTTGA
- a CDS encoding nucleoside deaminase — protein sequence MEIFSDEYFMQEALKEADLALEEDEVPIGAVVVAKKRIIGRGHNQTERLNDVTAHAEMIAITSAANYMGGKYLSECTLYVTLEPCPMCAAALNWAQIGSIIYGARDVRRGFTGYTPSLIHPKTIVKAGFFEQECLALVQNFFRTKRR from the coding sequence ATGGAGATTTTTTCTGATGAATATTTTATGCAGGAAGCGCTGAAGGAGGCAGATCTGGCGCTGGAAGAGGATGAAGTTCCCATCGGAGCCGTGGTGGTGGCGAAAAAGCGCATCATCGGCCGGGGCCATAACCAAACGGAAAGATTGAATGATGTTACCGCTCATGCAGAAATGATCGCGATCACTTCTGCTGCGAATTATATGGGTGGCAAATATCTTTCAGAGTGTACGCTGTATGTAACGCTGGAACCTTGCCCGATGTGTGCCGCAGCCCTCAATTGGGCACAGATTGGCAGCATCATTTATGGCGCCCGCGATGTGCGCAGGGGATTTACCGGTTACACGCCTTCTCTCATTCATCCTAAAACCATTGTGAAAGCCGGGTTTTTTGAGCAGGAATGCCTGGCGTTGGTTCAAAATTTCTTCAGGACAAAGCGCAGATAG
- the atpC gene encoding ATP synthase F1 subunit epsilon — MHLSILSPEEKIFSGEVQRVRLPGSEGSFEVLKNHAPLMSSLEDGEVRVITESGEELFFDVKGGFVEVLDNKISVLV, encoded by the coding sequence ATGCATCTCAGTATATTAAGTCCTGAAGAAAAGATATTCTCCGGAGAAGTGCAGCGCGTCCGCCTGCCGGGAAGCGAAGGTTCGTTTGAAGTATTAAAGAACCATGCTCCTTTAATGAGCAGCCTTGAGGATGGGGAGGTACGCGTGATTACCGAATCAGGGGAGGAGCTTTTCTTTGATGTTAAAGGTGGATTCGTGGAAGTATTGGATAATAAAATATCCGTATTGGTTTAA
- a CDS encoding DCC1-like thiol-disulfide oxidoreductase family protein, with protein MSPTKRTTKFAPENKALMIWDGDCGFCHYWVLRWKKITNDAIDYAPFQEVAPAFKDIDESVFRESVVLVEPDGTYYINAAAPFRSFTYGKKWGWLYSLYESSGAFAALSDRIYRLISNNRPSLMKVTIATFGKNPASPKPYWLLYLLGINMLVLMLWLFGRRRS; from the coding sequence ATGAGCCCAACCAAACGAACCACCAAATTTGCCCCCGAAAATAAAGCCCTTATGATATGGGATGGAGATTGTGGTTTCTGCCATTACTGGGTGCTGCGCTGGAAAAAAATCACGAACGATGCGATTGATTATGCCCCTTTTCAGGAAGTGGCACCGGCATTTAAGGATATTGATGAATCCGTATTCCGGGAATCTGTGGTGCTTGTGGAGCCGGATGGCACTTATTATATAAATGCCGCAGCACCATTCCGTAGCTTTACTTATGGAAAAAAATGGGGATGGCTCTATTCGCTCTACGAAAGTTCGGGCGCTTTTGCCGCGCTAAGCGACAGGATTTACCGGCTCATTTCGAATAACCGGCCAAGCCTCATGAAAGTAACCATCGCCACTTTCGGAAAAAATCCCGCAAGTCCGAAGCCTTATTGGTTGCTTTATTTGCTGGGGATTAACATGTTGGTTTTGATGCTATGGCTCTTCGGCCGGAGAAGATCGTAG
- the lpcA gene encoding D-sedoheptulose 7-phosphate isomerase, with amino-acid sequence MKEIREHLNEAAETLQRFVAEESNLMAIEEAGEIIASALKNGNGIYSCGNGGSMCDAMHFAEELTGRFRDNRRALAATAIADPSHISCVSNDYGYEHIFSRYIEAWGREGDVLLGISTSGNSANVVNAIEAAKKKGMKVIGLTGKGGGQMSAMCDVEVRAPETRYSDRAQEIHIKVIHILIDLAEKQLIAG; translated from the coding sequence ATGAAGGAAATTCGTGAGCACCTGAATGAGGCGGCTGAGACGCTGCAAAGATTTGTAGCTGAAGAGAGCAACTTAATGGCAATTGAGGAAGCCGGAGAAATTATCGCCAGCGCCCTGAAAAATGGCAATGGTATTTATTCCTGCGGGAATGGAGGTTCAATGTGCGATGCCATGCATTTTGCCGAAGAGCTTACCGGACGATTCCGGGACAACCGAAGGGCGTTAGCCGCAACGGCCATAGCCGACCCCAGCCATATTTCATGCGTATCAAATGACTACGGCTATGAACACATTTTTTCCCGTTATATTGAAGCATGGGGCCGGGAAGGAGACGTGCTGCTCGGCATTAGCACCAGTGGGAATTCTGCGAACGTGGTTAACGCTATTGAAGCTGCCAAGAAGAAAGGAATGAAGGTAATTGGCCTTACGGGCAAAGGAGGAGGCCAGATGTCCGCCATGTGTGACGTGGAGGTTCGTGCTCCTGAAACCCGCTACTCTGATCGCGCTCAGGAAATTCATATTAAAGTGATCCATATATTAATTGATTTAGCGGAGAAGCAATTGATTGCCGGGTAG
- a CDS encoding metal-dependent transcriptional regulator — protein sequence MHSLTEENYLKAIYHLSKKEVPRITPTALADEMSINAASVVDMIKKLSEKKLISYDKKNGANLTTKGKNIALDVVRKHRLWEVFLSEKLGYTWDVVHEIAEQLEHIRHHELADRLDKFLGHPKYDPHGDPIPNSKGEVPATADTLLSEIEEGNTCRVTAVKDTSAIFLQYLEQLSVSIGTKILVLEKIPFDGSIVVKIEKNPKTTVSEKFAENLLVS from the coding sequence ATGCACTCACTCACAGAAGAAAATTACCTGAAGGCCATCTATCATCTTTCAAAAAAAGAAGTACCCAGGATCACCCCTACCGCGCTGGCCGATGAAATGAGCATAAATGCAGCATCCGTGGTGGATATGATCAAAAAGCTCTCAGAGAAGAAACTGATAAGCTATGACAAGAAGAATGGAGCAAACCTTACAACAAAAGGAAAAAACATAGCACTGGACGTTGTACGCAAACATCGTTTGTGGGAGGTTTTTTTGTCAGAAAAGCTGGGCTACACCTGGGATGTGGTGCATGAGATAGCCGAACAACTGGAGCACATCCGGCACCATGAACTGGCCGACCGGCTGGATAAGTTCCTGGGACATCCCAAATATGACCCGCACGGAGACCCCATTCCCAATTCAAAGGGCGAAGTACCCGCCACAGCCGACACATTGTTGTCAGAAATAGAAGAGGGAAACACATGCCGGGTAACCGCTGTAAAAGATACTTCGGCCATTTTTCTTCAGTACCTGGAACAACTCTCCGTAAGCATTGGAACCAAAATCCTGGTACTTGAAAAAATTCCCTTTGACGGCTCTATAGTCGTAAAGATTGAAAAGAACCCGAAAACCACCGTATCCGAAAAATTTGCTGAAAACCTATTGGTAAGCTGA
- the atpD gene encoding F0F1 ATP synthase subunit beta — MQNKGKVAQVIGPVVDVSFSDEGSKLPPILNALLIQRPNGEELILEVQQHLGEDLVRTIAMDSTEGLVRGMEVLDKGKPISMPVGEEIKGRLFNVVGEAIDGIGKVDTGRERSIHQSPPKFEELSTAEEPLWTGIKVIDLLEPYAKGGKIGLFGGAGVGKTVLIQELINNIAKVYEGLSVFAGVGERTREGNDLLREMLEAGIIRYGDEFMHSMEEGGWDLSKVKTETLKESKATFVFGQMNEPPGARARVALSGLAVAEYFRDGDTAEEGGRDILFFIDNIFRFTQAGSEVSALLGRMPSAVGYQPTLATEMGLMQERITSTKRGSITSVQAVYVPADDLTDPAPATTFAHLDATTVLSRKISELGIYPAVDPLDSTSRILTPETVGDDHYNTAQAVKEILQRYKELQDIIAILGMDELSDEDKQVVHRARRVQRFLSQPFHVAEAFTGLKGVLVPIEETISSFKRILAGEGDKYPEAAFNLVGNLDSAIEKGEKMLAEANA, encoded by the coding sequence ATGCAGAATAAAGGAAAAGTTGCCCAGGTCATCGGCCCTGTGGTAGACGTAAGCTTTTCGGATGAAGGTTCCAAACTCCCCCCGATTCTGAACGCGCTGCTCATACAGCGGCCAAATGGAGAAGAGCTGATACTTGAGGTTCAACAGCATTTAGGAGAAGACCTGGTACGTACTATTGCTATGGACTCCACCGAAGGGTTGGTGAGAGGCATGGAAGTGCTGGATAAGGGCAAGCCGATTTCAATGCCTGTGGGCGAAGAAATTAAAGGCCGCCTGTTCAATGTAGTTGGCGAGGCAATTGATGGCATCGGCAAAGTTGATACAGGCCGTGAAAGGTCCATTCACCAAAGCCCGCCAAAATTTGAAGAACTGTCTACAGCCGAGGAGCCGCTCTGGACCGGTATCAAGGTAATTGACCTGCTGGAGCCTTACGCTAAAGGTGGCAAGATCGGGTTGTTTGGTGGTGCCGGGGTAGGCAAAACCGTTTTGATCCAGGAACTCATCAATAATATCGCGAAGGTTTATGAAGGCCTTTCTGTATTTGCCGGTGTAGGAGAGCGTACCAGGGAAGGAAATGATCTTCTGCGTGAAATGCTTGAAGCCGGTATCATCCGCTATGGCGATGAATTTATGCACTCCATGGAAGAAGGCGGATGGGACCTTTCCAAAGTAAAGACTGAAACGCTTAAAGAATCCAAAGCAACTTTTGTATTTGGCCAGATGAATGAACCTCCTGGTGCTCGTGCCCGCGTGGCACTGTCAGGCCTGGCAGTTGCCGAATATTTCCGCGATGGTGATACGGCTGAAGAAGGAGGCCGTGATATTCTCTTTTTTATCGATAACATTTTCCGGTTTACGCAGGCAGGTTCCGAAGTATCTGCACTTCTTGGACGGATGCCTTCAGCGGTGGGATACCAGCCCACACTCGCAACTGAGATGGGATTGATGCAGGAACGCATCACTTCTACCAAGCGAGGTTCCATTACTTCCGTACAGGCGGTTTACGTTCCTGCGGATGACCTCACCGACCCGGCTCCGGCAACCACGTTTGCTCACCTTGATGCTACCACGGTACTTAGCAGGAAGATCTCGGAACTCGGTATTTATCCTGCGGTAGACCCGCTTGATTCTACGAGCCGCATCCTCACACCCGAAACTGTGGGTGACGATCATTATAATACTGCACAGGCTGTAAAAGAAATACTACAACGCTACAAGGAATTGCAGGACATTATCGCAATTCTCGGTATGGATGAACTGTCCGATGAAGACAAACAGGTGGTTCACCGCGCACGCAGGGTACAGCGATTCCTGTCGCAGCCTTTTCACGTTGCGGAGGCCTTTACCGGACTGAAAGGCGTACTCGTACCGATCGAAGAAACCATCAGCAGCTTCAAGCGAATTCTTGCTGGCGAGGGAGATAAGTATCCGGAAGCCGCCTTTAACCTGGTTGGAAATCTTGATTCAGCAATTGAAAAAGGCGAAAAAATGCTGGCAGAGGCCAATGCATAG
- a CDS encoding cytochrome c biogenesis protein CcdA, translating into MKTINVAFLLPVLFLAYFSFPVSAQIIENPVHWKFEVKRTGDKTYELFAKANVDPGWYIYSQQMDFEGPGPVKTEFTYIEASGYNTKGKTLECGNLLEEEEPVFDNIIVRKYKKEVIFYQAIELTGKSGTVNGNVYFMTCNDETCLPPEEEEFSFKLTGNEKIEKPFKCEDKSESFVPPAGSGNSKTSFPQAREDAAQDERNATASEEKPAATDKEATGFQQIKSGDRGDEDDPSAGKPEADSEPEEEASAGSEEDPYASESPKSMWQIFFESFLGGFAVLLTPCVFPMIPLTVSFFTKQNQKRSKGIGNAIVYGLSIIGIFVLLGFLITKIFGNTAVYEMSTSMFFNLLFFVVFVIFAMSFFGAFELSLPTSWVNKVDSQSDKGGLLGIFFMALTLVLVSFSCIGPIIGLLLVQAATTGGASGPLIGMFGFSLAMALPFVLFAIFPSWLNSLPKSGGWLNSVKVVLGFVELALAFKFLSNVDLAYHWGFLKREIFLGIWIVLFTMMGFYLLGKLKFSHDSDLPYISVPRLFMSMIAFAFSIYMIPGIFGAPLTLLSGILPPSSYTIWEGGLPGQNSGYANSSEEFPPEIAQNHCPHNLPCFHDYYAGLEYAKKVDKPVFIDFTGWSCVNCRRMEDNVWIDPRVQEILAQDFVMVSLYVDDREKLPEDEHYVSEQGGRKKKIDEVGKKWLDFEITRFGRNAQPYYVLLDHNEQVLSQPRGYDPSVSAYLEFLREGLAEFDRRSSLTTDN; encoded by the coding sequence TTGAAAACGATAAATGTCGCTTTCCTCTTGCCGGTATTGTTTCTGGCTTATTTTAGTTTCCCCGTTTCTGCACAGATAATAGAGAATCCTGTTCACTGGAAATTTGAGGTAAAAAGAACAGGCGATAAAACGTATGAATTATTTGCAAAAGCTAATGTTGATCCGGGTTGGTATATTTATTCTCAGCAAATGGATTTTGAAGGCCCGGGGCCGGTTAAAACGGAATTCACATATATAGAAGCTTCGGGATATAATACAAAAGGAAAAACACTGGAGTGCGGAAACCTGCTTGAGGAAGAGGAGCCGGTATTTGATAATATCATTGTCAGAAAATATAAAAAAGAGGTTATTTTTTACCAGGCTATAGAGCTCACAGGTAAAAGTGGAACCGTCAATGGCAACGTATATTTTATGACTTGTAATGACGAAACATGTTTGCCACCAGAAGAGGAGGAATTTAGTTTTAAGCTTACAGGAAATGAAAAGATAGAAAAGCCTTTTAAATGTGAAGATAAATCAGAATCATTTGTGCCACCTGCCGGGAGTGGGAATTCCAAAACCAGTTTTCCGCAGGCAAGAGAAGATGCCGCACAGGATGAGCGAAACGCCACAGCCAGCGAAGAAAAGCCGGCAGCGACAGATAAGGAGGCAACCGGTTTTCAGCAAATTAAATCGGGCGACAGGGGAGATGAGGATGACCCTTCAGCCGGTAAACCCGAAGCTGACTCAGAACCCGAAGAGGAAGCCAGTGCCGGATCAGAGGAGGATCCTTACGCAAGTGAATCTCCAAAAAGCATGTGGCAGATATTCTTTGAAAGTTTTCTCGGAGGCTTTGCCGTATTGCTCACGCCTTGTGTGTTTCCAATGATCCCGCTTACGGTGAGTTTTTTTACGAAGCAAAATCAAAAACGCTCAAAAGGAATCGGCAATGCCATTGTGTATGGACTTTCCATAATTGGAATTTTCGTTCTGCTTGGTTTCCTGATCACCAAAATATTTGGAAATACAGCCGTTTATGAAATGTCTACCAGCATGTTTTTCAATCTGCTGTTTTTCGTGGTTTTTGTAATTTTTGCCATGTCCTTTTTTGGAGCCTTTGAGCTTAGTTTGCCTACCAGTTGGGTAAATAAAGTAGACTCCCAATCTGATAAAGGAGGCTTGCTAGGAATTTTCTTTATGGCCCTGACGCTTGTATTGGTTTCGTTTTCCTGTATAGGGCCTATAATAGGATTGCTGCTGGTGCAGGCGGCCACCACCGGAGGAGCAAGCGGGCCGCTTATTGGCATGTTTGGCTTTTCGCTGGCCATGGCGCTGCCTTTTGTGCTATTCGCAATTTTCCCTTCCTGGCTCAATTCATTACCTAAGTCGGGTGGATGGCTCAACTCCGTTAAAGTAGTACTGGGATTTGTGGAATTGGCATTGGCATTTAAATTTTTAAGCAATGTGGATTTGGCCTATCACTGGGGATTTTTAAAAAGAGAAATTTTCCTGGGAATTTGGATCGTATTATTTACAATGATGGGTTTTTATTTACTTGGAAAATTAAAATTCAGCCACGACAGTGATTTACCATATATATCCGTTCCGCGATTATTTATGTCAATGATTGCGTTTGCATTTTCGATATATATGATACCAGGAATTTTTGGCGCTCCTTTAACCTTGCTCAGCGGAATTCTGCCACCTTCAAGTTATACGATCTGGGAAGGCGGCTTGCCTGGACAGAATTCGGGTTATGCCAATAGCAGCGAGGAATTTCCTCCTGAGATTGCGCAAAACCACTGTCCGCACAATCTGCCTTGCTTCCATGATTATTATGCCGGGCTGGAATACGCCAAGAAAGTAGACAAACCGGTATTCATTGATTTCACGGGATGGAGCTGTGTGAACTGCCGCAGAATGGAGGATAATGTCTGGATTGATCCACGCGTGCAGGAAATACTTGCACAGGATTTTGTAATGGTTTCTTTGTATGTTGACGACCGTGAAAAGTTACCGGAAGACGAACATTATGTATCAGAACAGGGTGGAAGAAAAAAGAAGATTGACGAGGTTGGGAAAAAATGGCTGGACTTTGAAATAACCCGGTTTGGGCGAAATGCCCAGCCCTATTACGTGCTGCTGGATCATAATGAACAAGTGCTGTCGCAACCTCGTGGATATGATCCCAGCGTATCTGCGTATTTGGAGTTTCTCAGGGAGGGGCTTGCCGAATTCGATCGCAGGAGTAGTCTAACCACCGACAACTGA
- a CDS encoding pitrilysin family protein yields MQSSPKTIELSNSTTNGALIPFRKYQLANGLIVILHKDNSDPVVHVDVTYHVGSAREEIGKSGFAHFFEHMMFQGSKHVGDQEHFKVITESGGTLNGTTNRDRTNYYETVPSNQLETVLWLESDRMGFMIEGITQKKFEIQRDTVKNEKQQNYENRPYGMVHELECKNLYPSGHPYSWTTIGDMEDLDSVGVEDLKAFFLRYYGPNNAYLTISGDFDYDNALQLVERYFGGIPAGPELARIQPRPFRLTADRFISYPDKIHFPLLQFVYPTVPAFHEDEAPLDMLSDILGSSKESIFYQTLVKSQKAAQAYVFQPAYQLAGEFQLNAFAYPNVGLKEIEDIFYSNLEHVAKNGISEKDLERAKAGHEAQFIYGLESVKGKATRLASYQYLIGEPGFTEKDIDRYNGVSSEDVMRVFKKYIYAKPKLVITAYPEDKPETVTHPDNYTTPAKPSPQKEGLKTKKRITHETFDRSAKPQAPKAKLPIVPEFKQDVLANGLKIVASRNKEVPAVALRLYIDCGHWRDPKGQEGLAYVLAGMLSESTLNFSSEEISSQIERLGSQIQIKADREYMHAEVKSLTKNFMPTMELLREVLFRPAFLEEDFQRVKMQQLEHITNQAKQPATLVSKAFSGIIYGNDHVYSTPTLGTYESVSSITLEDVKNFYKNNFLPDNAKLVSCGDVGEDEVLAALGEIGTWESGVYPSEEFFAIKKLPETRVYLVNKDDAPQSEIRVGYLALPFDATGPYFKSQIMNYPLGGAFNSRINLNLREDKGYTYGAGSFFYGSKFPGPFTVYTSVRADATAHAVEEIMRELEDFRKKGMSAEELQFTKNSLGQRDALKYETNYQKLNFLMKIAEYNLDKDFVKEQSAILNGITKHELDDIATQHLPADQMAIVIVGNSNRILPGLEKLGYGKVVELDVNGAVAS; encoded by the coding sequence ATGCAATCCAGTCCCAAAACTATAGAACTATCAAACAGCACCACGAACGGTGCTTTAATTCCATTTCGTAAATATCAGTTAGCCAATGGCCTTATTGTAATTCTGCACAAGGATAATTCTGATCCGGTGGTGCATGTGGATGTAACGTATCATGTAGGATCTGCGAGGGAAGAAATAGGGAAGTCAGGATTTGCGCATTTCTTCGAGCACATGATGTTTCAGGGAAGCAAGCATGTAGGCGACCAGGAACATTTTAAGGTGATTACAGAAAGTGGCGGAACCCTGAACGGCACCACGAACCGCGATCGCACAAATTATTATGAAACCGTACCGTCCAACCAATTGGAGACAGTTCTGTGGCTGGAAAGCGACAGGATGGGTTTTATGATAGAAGGGATTACCCAGAAAAAATTTGAAATACAACGGGATACGGTTAAGAACGAGAAACAGCAGAATTATGAGAACCGTCCCTATGGAATGGTTCACGAACTGGAATGCAAAAATCTGTATCCTTCAGGGCATCCTTATTCATGGACAACCATTGGAGATATGGAAGATCTGGACTCGGTAGGCGTGGAGGATCTCAAAGCATTTTTTCTGCGCTACTATGGGCCTAATAATGCCTATCTCACAATTTCAGGCGATTTTGACTATGACAATGCCCTGCAACTTGTGGAGCGATATTTCGGAGGCATTCCTGCCGGACCCGAACTGGCGAGAATTCAACCCAGGCCATTCCGGCTCACTGCTGACAGATTCATCAGCTATCCTGACAAGATCCATTTCCCGCTGTTGCAATTCGTTTATCCCACCGTTCCTGCGTTTCATGAGGATGAAGCGCCCCTGGATATGTTATCAGATATATTGGGCAGCAGCAAGGAAAGCATCTTTTACCAAACGCTTGTAAAAAGCCAGAAAGCTGCTCAGGCTTATGTATTCCAGCCAGCCTATCAGTTGGCCGGTGAATTTCAACTGAATGCCTTTGCTTACCCGAATGTAGGGCTGAAGGAAATTGAGGATATTTTTTATTCGAATCTGGAACACGTAGCAAAAAACGGAATTTCAGAAAAAGACCTGGAGCGGGCAAAGGCCGGGCATGAGGCGCAGTTTATCTATGGCCTCGAAAGCGTGAAAGGCAAAGCCACACGCCTGGCAAGTTACCAGTACCTGATTGGAGAACCGGGATTTACTGAGAAGGATATTGACCGCTACAACGGGGTAAGCAGTGAGGACGTTATGCGTGTCTTTAAAAAATATATTTATGCTAAGCCAAAGCTGGTCATTACAGCCTATCCGGAAGACAAGCCTGAAACAGTTACCCATCCTGACAATTATACCACACCGGCCAAGCCTTCGCCTCAGAAAGAGGGGCTAAAGACGAAGAAACGAATAACTCACGAAACTTTTGATAGAAGCGCAAAACCGCAGGCGCCTAAGGCGAAACTCCCCATCGTTCCTGAATTTAAGCAGGATGTATTGGCGAATGGGTTGAAGATAGTGGCTTCGCGGAATAAAGAAGTACCGGCTGTAGCGCTAAGGCTCTACATTGATTGCGGCCACTGGCGCGATCCGAAAGGACAGGAAGGACTGGCGTATGTGCTTGCCGGCATGCTGAGCGAAAGCACCCTGAATTTTTCATCAGAGGAGATCAGCAGCCAGATAGAGCGGCTGGGAAGCCAGATACAGATAAAGGCTGACCGCGAATACATGCATGCAGAGGTGAAAAGCCTTACAAAGAATTTTATGCCTACAATGGAATTGCTTCGCGAAGTGCTTTTCCGCCCGGCTTTTCTTGAGGAGGATTTTCAACGGGTGAAGATGCAGCAACTGGAGCATATTACCAACCAGGCCAAACAGCCCGCTACCCTGGTGTCCAAAGCTTTTTCAGGAATCATATATGGGAATGACCATGTATATTCCACCCCCACCTTGGGAACCTACGAGTCGGTCAGCAGTATTACGCTGGAGGATGTTAAGAATTTCTATAAAAACAATTTTCTTCCTGATAATGCAAAACTGGTTTCATGCGGGGATGTGGGAGAGGATGAGGTGCTGGCTGCATTAGGAGAGATCGGCACATGGGAATCCGGAGTGTATCCTTCAGAAGAATTTTTTGCGATAAAGAAACTTCCTGAAACACGTGTGTATTTAGTGAATAAGGATGATGCTCCGCAGTCAGAGATTCGTGTGGGTTATCTCGCGTTGCCATTCGATGCAACTGGGCCTTATTTTAAATCGCAAATAATGAATTACCCGCTGGGTGGTGCATTTAACAGCCGTATTAATTTAAACCTGCGTGAGGACAAAGGTTACACCTACGGAGCAGGTTCGTTCTTTTACGGTTCAAAATTTCCTGGGCCGTTTACCGTATATACCAGCGTAAGGGCAGATGCAACAGCTCATGCCGTGGAAGAAATAATGCGGGAGCTTGAAGATTTCAGGAAGAAAGGTATGTCGGCTGAAGAATTGCAATTTACCAAAAACTCGCTGGGTCAGCGCGATGCATTGAAGTATGAAACCAATTATCAAAAGCTGAATTTCCTGATGAAAATTGCGGAATACAATCTGGACAAGGATTTTGTAAAGGAGCAAAGTGCGATATTGAATGGCATTACAAAGCATGAACTAGATGACATTGCAACGCAGCATTTGCCGGCTGATCAAATGGCCATTGTGATAGTGGGCAACAGCAACCGGATATTACCAGGGCTGGAAAAGCTGGGATATGGAAAAGTGGTGGAACTGGATGTTAATGGAGCAGTTGCCTCATAA